The Mastomys coucha isolate ucsf_1 unplaced genomic scaffold, UCSF_Mcou_1 pScaffold3, whole genome shotgun sequence DNA window taaaagcagccaAGAGGAATGCTCAGTGTAAGAGCATGtgtttagcatgcacaaggctctaggTTCCCCAGCATGGGAAATGAGAACTGAGTaagacagagaagagggaggggatcaagaggcagagcaagaggTCCCTAAGCCTCCAGAGGCTCTTCCACCTGACTAGGAGCTGTCCCTAAGCCTCCCGAGGCTCTTCCCACATGACCAGGGGCTGTCTTTCAGTCGCTCCACCACAtgggaattttcttttcaaaactagAGCTGGGGCCAGATCTACCCCTTCACTGGTCAGTTCAGGTAAATAAACATCTTACAAGTTCTTCAGCACAGATTGCTTAAAGTCTTCAACTGCCTTACATACCTTGCATTTGAGCAAATGCCTAGTGGCCAACAAGGACCCTTCCGAGCTGTGGGAGATGGACGGGTCCTGAGTATACGTCCCCAGCACAGCCACCATGGAACAGTGGTACAGAAGTGACAATGGGAAGTCATGGCGGCTAGCATTTTTTGTTTAATGGAAGATGGTGAAAACAGAAACTCTAAGTCTGGGTGTTTCTGACAACATTGGTCTCACGACCTGATTCAACCAACACACACCAATGAAATGGAGTCTATGTCACTGAACAGCTGCCAGTCTGAAATGACATTAGCACTCCAGGGTGGGCACTCTCTTTACACATGTTACATGTCTACTGGGTGACATTCGAACAtctgaattttatctttttttttattcctttcaagacaagatctcactatggaggccaggctggactcaaaaTCACCctctacttctgcttcctgagtgttcaGATTAAAGGTGCAGCCCAGTGCCTGGCCACctacatctaaaaaaaaaggTCAGCTAGATCTACAAAGTGGAGTTACATgatgaaatcttgtctcaaaaagaaggggggaggggacacaTAAACCAGTTGGGGGTTGCCCTTAGATAGAAGGGAGCTAGTTTGAGACAGACAatctgcacaaaaaaaaaaaaaaaaaaaaaaaaaaagggctggtgaggtggctcagtgggtaagagcactggctcttctgaaggtcctgagttcaattcctagcaaccacatggtggctcacaactatccgcaatgagatctgatgccctcttctggtatgtctgaagacagctacagtgtacttacaataaaaaaaaaggaggcaggcctgaaaaaaaaaaagaaaagaaatttcatacATTTGGCTGgtctctaaggcagtggttctcagccttcctaatgctatgaccctaaTACAGTTTCTCGAGTCGTAATGACTCCCTCCACCATAAAAacttttcattgctgcttcataactataattttgctacagttacgAATCACCGATCAAAGGTCAAAATCtaacatgcaggatatctgatctgcgacccctgtgaaaggagtAGCGACGCACAGGCCCGCACTTAAGGAACCATGTCCACCTGACTGAACAGATGTTGTCTCTTCTAGTTCTGGGGTAGCGATCCTTCAGACAtcccctattaaaaaaaaaaaaaaaaaactcaaaatcagTTCACAGatctccaaaaaaaacaaacaaacaaacaaacaaaaaaacaaaaaagttagtgCTTCTGGCCTCCGGGCCTCAACCACTCAAAAGCAAACATCTCCAACCACTTTCTAAACATCATAAAGTTCACAATGCTTTTGCTGCGGTCCACCTCACAAGCAACAACACAAAGGGGAGGAGGCTTGTCCTAAGCCCTCGGGCTCACAGCTCGCAGATCCAAGACCAGGGGGAAAGTGGGGTGCACGAGAGCTGCCTGCCAAGGGGCTCGAGGGCAGTATTGCATCTCCACTTCCAAGCGCCCAGGGGCTTCCCGAACATCCTTTCCCCATCTGCCTAGAGTGTGCCGGCTCGACGCTCTAAGCTCGGGCGGATGCTCAGGGTCCGAACAACGTTAAGTGGGTAAGAAAACCCTGGACGGTCCAGGCGGGTGAGGGCCTGGCCACGCCCACCAGGCCACGCCCCAGCCGCGAGCACGCGCCCGCCTCCGCGATGAATGGAGGCGCGCACACGGGGAGCACGGGCCGCCCCGGGGACTGGAGCCGGCCAGCCGCTGCCCGGGAAGCCGAGGACGCGCCGCGGGCTACCTCGGAGCCGATCATGTAGAACTCCCCGTCGTCCTCCAGTTGAAACTTGACGGGCTTCTGCCCGAAGGTCTTGCTCAACGCCATCATCATCATGGCGGCGGGCGAAACCGGCAGCTGGGGTCAAGCTGGAAAGAATCCGCTGGGCTAGGGCGGGGCCGAGGCGCGTCGGACCGAAAGGAACGGAGGCCGGGAGGTGAAGGTCGGGCAGGGCGAGCCGGGCGAACGGGGCAGGCGCTCGCGCCCCTACTGAGGTTCCTTAGCCGTCCCTGCGACGAGCAGGCCGCCCTCTGTGCGCATGCGCGGGGCTGACGCTAACGTGCGCGCCGCCGCCCGAGCGACACAAGGCCGAGCGCGTTCCCGCGGGCCCTTAAAGGGACCCGAGCTCTCTTTTTGCTACCGTGGGTTGCCTCCCCGGGCCGGCATGGAGGAAAACTTCTCAGCGACCGAAATAGCCACTGATGCCCTGACTCGGGCGGTAGCTTTCCTAGTCGCACAGCCAGAGCTGGCACTCCGTCCTGggatgaagggaaaaaaatgtgacGTTAAGCGGAGAGCAGGACCGCTCTGTCTGGAAGCCCGAGGGAGGCTGGGTGGGCATGGCGGACCCCAGGCTGACGCTTCAGGTTTTCCATCCGAAAGTGCGCTAGGAACAGCTAGCTATCCACTGCCGGCCAGCAGCTCTCCCCAGGGCCGTAGGGTTGGGAAGAATGACAATACTGGATGGAGATTGGTACTATTCAAAGATCTAGGTGATGTGCCAGGTGAACGGGAGGAAGCGCTTGCATTCTTTCTTACTTTTAGCTTGGTACCCACAAGCCCAACCCTGTTCTGTACCTCTGGCGGCCTTGGGACATTAACAGCCCCGAGGGAAGACAGTGCATCTGGAAAGTGTCCAAGCAGTCCACCCCCTGTTGAACAGTGCCGTTGACTCCAAAATGTTTCATGTTTATTGTAGCACTATTACAAGCGCTTAAGTTATAGAGCCCCAACCTAGGTAGCTATTCAAGAGGGgaggaatggatgaagaaaatgtcatCTAGGCTGGGCCTTTAGCCCCAGCCCAGGGGAGTCAGAGAGAGGAGTGTTTTTGTGAGCTATAGGCAAGCCTGGTCtttgtagtgagttccaggacagtcaggagtATGTAGAGAAACTGTGTGTCaggtaagaaaagaaataaaaaataaaaataaattttaaaaaaagtgtgaaatgtgtgtacacgtgttttttttttcagccagaaaaacaaaattaaattgttttcaggaaaatggatgcacCTGGAGATATCGTATTAACCAAATcaagccagtctcagaaagacaaatacattttctctcatttgtgctttctagattttatatagatacataaaatatgtattacaCAGAACATGAGAGTAAAAGTGACATTGTGTATGGGAGCAAAGGAATTAACAACCTGGCTAAGGGGGTGTGGGGGCATGGTAGGatgtgtaaaatataaatactgatatgaaaacaaataaacagtggCCAGCTTCGTAAGGGTCAGTCTAATGAGACTGCAGTtgtaagcagggcagtggtggcacatgcttttaatcccagcacttgggaggcagaggcagggggatttctgagtttgaagccagcctggtctacagagtgagttccagaacagccagggctatacagagaaaccctgtcttggagagagagagagagagagagagagagagagagagagagagagagagaggagagagagagagagaggctactAGGAAGGGGCTGTGGTAACCAGGAGTTTGCCCACTGATTTCACAGCCACGGGAACCAGAGGGTTAaggaccaggcatggtggttcacacttttaatctcagaactcctaggcaggcagacactctgtgagttctaggacagcctggatGTATACTGAGGCATACTGAGGCTGTGCCCCTCCTATACCCCACACCATGGTAGTTAAGCATGAGCTAATAAGATGACTACTGCTTTTGAGGAGACAGGCAGCCAGTTAAAAAGCCACTGTGGCTGTACCTCTATTTGTTCAGgaatggaataaaaagaaaaacaacctctAAACACTGGGGCCAGCCCCCGGGAAACAGTCTTGGGGAATGAAGGCTTCAACCCTAACTCCCAAATCTTACAAATTGCAAAGAGAAACCAGACAGGCATTTAGAAAACACTCATGTTTAATGacagttttggcttttttttaaaaaaaaaaaaaagaaaagaaaagaaaagaaaaaaaggctttaTACACTGTATACACATTTACATGGCTTTGGAGGGTACCTGTGCTAGGAAGAGGGCCCCAGGAAGAAATGGCCTGGGGCAAGGCCGTGAGGTATGTGGGACCTTTGAGGTTCAGTGTCTCTGGGAGGAAGCAGCTGCCTCCTCCCTGGCTGGCTGTGTACCTTTTGGCCTGAGTTTCAGGAAACACTTGTCTGAATCACCTACCAGAATATATCAGTCCAATATCTCTCCAGAGCTGACTTTTACCAGGAAAGATACTAGCCCAGTTGCTTAAGCTGGGGTGCGGGGGATCCTGGTACCCTGGGCATCTcattaccaccactaccaccaccaccaccaacaacaacaggAACCTCATTACAGGAACAGAAGGAAGACACAGTGGTTCCTGAATTCCTGTGGGGGGTTCTGCTTTGGGGGATGGAGATGGAGACCTTGGGCAGCCAGGTTGAGCGTGGACTATTGGTAGCTGAAATACTGTCAGCCCCCAGAACCTCCTTTATGTCTAAGTAATGCCAAAGCCCTTGCCTAGTCTGAGACAGTTGTTGGCAGGGGACCATGACCAGCATGGTCCTCCATGCAAAAAGTGGCTGCACCCAACCCACTCCCCTGAGGAGACATAGGCCCTGTCTGTCGCATGCCTGAATCCCAGAGCCACAAATACGGCTGTGGGTCCCTTTAACGATCTAAGTGCCCCGGCATGGGGGATCGGTACCCCTGAATGCATCTAAAGTGTTGTCAGCGGAAAGTATTGGCAGGTTCTGCACAGTCAAAGAAGTCAGGACCTATGGAGCGAGGAAAGCCTTCTAGGACCTTCACCTTCACGGGGTCAAACTTCCAGTAGAGATGGCCGCGCAGGAAGTAGGCATAGcctgaagagagaaggaaatcagTTCATGGATACTAAGCTCTGCACAAACCTAGGGACAGATACTACGCAGACCTTGGTCACTAGGGAACTCTTTGGAATCTGCCAGGCTAGGCATGGTAGCTTCGTGTGTGTGCTCTCTGCGCTCAGGAGGTAAAGCTCTGCAAGAGGATAAGGAGTTCAGGGGTATCCTCGGCTACATActaagtttgaagctagcctggactacaagagaccctgccttcaaaataagtaaataagttatAGACTCCAGAGGTGGCTGCATCACAACCTCCTTTCCCTCCAGGGaacttttctgtctgtctgtccgccAGGGTCTGGTCCAGTAGGTACTGGGGACCCAGCTCACTTCCTACctttcaggaaagaaaatactGCTCCTGTACCCAAGCTCCCCCTTACTTCCCGCACCAGAAAAGGCAACACCAGAGATACAGAGCTCGAGGCTCCTGGGGAGACCCAGGGTTGcaggacacagaagcagaggACAGTACCAAGCAAGAGAGCTCTGTGTGCTTAGGACTAAGCCTGGTGCTTCAGTGGTTGCGAGCAGGGACTAATAGGAACAACGGCATTGTTCATCCCGTATGTTTAGTGATCTTCTTACCCAttcctctgtctgtccctctgacACTATGCTAATAAGAGCTGTGATggtcaggcatagtggtgcatgccttcagtctatgagttcaatcccagcttGGTCTACGAGGCAAGTCCCAGGTGAGCCAGGGATACGTAGTAAGACCATGCCTCAAACAAAAAGAGCTGTGCAGAGCTTGTGATGTCAGAAGGTTGTTCTGAGACCTACTTAAGACATGTAAGGAGTGTAGAATCATGGCTGACACATTGTCTACCGTTTGGTAAGCACTGGCTGTAGCCAAAGGATCCAGGAAAGTCCTTATACCTCTCTGgccttccatctctctttcttttttatttttttttttaaaagattttatttgccgggtggtggtggtgcacgcctttaatcccagcacttgggaggcagagacaggcagatttctgagttcgaggccagcctggtctacagagtgagttccaggacagccagggctacccagagaaatcctgtctcgaaaaaaaaattatttattttatgtatatgtaagtatactgtaggtgtcctcagacacaccagaagagggcatctgatcccgttacagatggttgtgagccaccccgtggctgctgggatttgaactcaggacctctggaagagcagtcagtgctctcaacagctgagccatccctccagcccctcccatttCATTTTTAACACGGAGCAGCGTTAACACTGATTGGTCACCAAGGAGGGGAGATATCGGCTCTAGACAAAGGATCTGTGGCAATGAGCCAGGCCTTATGAAGGGGGAGTGGCGGGAGGAGGCAGGCTGACAGCCACTCAACTCCCCTCCTGCTACCTTACCCTCAACTCACCCTCCGCATCCTGGAAGGCAGCGTCGATCTCAGAAGGTACCCCTCGCCAGTCAGTGGCACGCCGGGGCACGGGATTGTCCACTTGTTGGGTTCTGGGGTGGAAACGCCAATAGTCTCCACCTTGGAAGAAGTAGATCTtgttcttctcagcaccccaGACCAAGGCGGCATGGACGGgggacctctgcaggcccagcTTGGAGAGCGGTGCAGGGCCTAGGACTGGCTTCTCACCGTCATATACCCAGTACTGAGCACCTGCCAGAGAGGGGATGCTGCCAGGGGCTGCCAAATCACCCCTGCCATCCCCGTCACTGCGGATCTGCTTGGCCTCTCAGAGGGACtcccccagcttgtttctttggtcgGCAGAACAGTGCTGGCCGATAGTGCTTTCCGCAGCAACCCTAGCCCCGAGGGCTGTTACAACTAGCTGGGTTGAGCTGAGTGAGGAGAAAGATAAGCTTGGGTTCAATAAGCCCAAATTAAAGTTATTCTGGTCGACGGAGGGGTGCCCCTTTGCAGATGTTTGCTCACCACCCCGGGGGTCCCAGCCCCTGCATATTTACAGAGTTCCCATGCCTCACCTGAGTTTATGAAGTCCTGCCACCTGGACGTTCTAGGTTGACATCTCTGCCAGATGAGAGTTGAAATCACAGGCTCCTGGGTCACTATGCCTAGATCAGTTTCCTGCCCTGCTCTTTCCAAGCTTCGTTCCTTAAGTGAGTCATTTTCTGCCTCTGAGCCTAAGTCCTCATCGCTAAGACCCGCCCCACACAGGAGCGCGCAGCCGCAGTGTGCAAGACCTTCAGCGCTCCTCTGATCCCAAGAGTCGCCACTTCTGAGACTCTCAGCCATGCCCAAGGAGTGAGTCCCACTCTCTCTTGGCTCTAAGTCCTCAGGGCACCGTCTCCCTACCCACCGTGTCCCTGAGTCCTCTGTCATTATTCCTATCTGACTTCCAATCCCCACTCACCTTGGAAGAACCAAATCTGGCCCTGGGCATCCTCAAAAGCTGCATCCACAGGGCTGGGCAGTCCTTGCCAGTGCCGAGAGGCCAGAGCAGGATACCCGGGCTGCAGTCGCCCACTGCGCAGCCTCCACACAAAGCCTGCCTTAAAGAAGAAGAGCTCGCCTCGGATGGTGGAAACGGCATCGAAGGAAGTCTCACAGACATCTGGCGGGGTTTCCGGCTGTGATGGGGATAGAGGAGCCAGAATAGAGCACATAAGACCGGCGGGGGTGCAGAAGGAACAGGGGTGGGGTCTCACCTCTGTCTTCCCACCAGTCTCCTTGTTACCTCCAGCAGTGCAATCTCATTGGTATCCGTCCCAGCCTGGGAGCTCAAGGTTGGGGTAGGGGAGGTGGGGGTCAGCCGGGGCCGGCCATAGAGGTGCTGGATGCCCCTTCGGTCATCTGGGCTAAGGCTCAGAGGGTAGCGGAAGGTGTAGAAAGGGGACATGAGGGCCTTAGCTGCTGTGGTGTGTTGCAGCCCCAGAACATGGCCAAATTCATGAGCCGCCACTTGTAGCAGGTCTGTGCCtggaaagggggttggggggtgagtTAGCGAATGCCACCGCTTGTCATCAGTAGCCTGATTCTTCTCTAGACCCCAGTTTAAATGCTCCTTAGTTGCCTCATCTGGAAGATGGGTCTATCTAAAGCACATACCCTGGTTGTCCCCAATAGTCCAAGTTTCGTCATAGTCGAAGTGGACATCCCCTTCTCGGTGGGTCTTAGGGAAGAAAGCATGGGCCAGGATGCCCCCAGGCCCGTCAAACGGCAGGTTGTCCCCATGCCAGTANNNNNNNNNNNNNNNNNNNNNNNNNNNNNNNNNNNNNNNNNNNNNNNNNNNNNNNNNNNNNNNNNNNNNNNNNNNNNNNNNNNNNNNNNNNNNNNNNNNNNNNNNNNNNGGGAAGGCGGGGGGGAGGGCGGGGCACAACACAGTTAGAGGCTGCCGACAAGGGGGATGTGTTCCCAGAAAGGTCCCAGGCCACAGTTTTCACCTGGCGAAGTCGATCATGATGTCAGCCCGTCCCTCTTGCACCTCGGTGAAAGTGAGTGGGGTCACCTCACTCCATACCTGGAGGGCCTCTGCCACCGTCTGCCGTACCTGTTCCCTTACGAGCTGCCATGGGAACCGGAGGATCCTGGGGGGCGAGGGGGAGGGTCCTGGGCATGGGCTGGGGCAAGGAAGCCCCTGGGGACTGAGGAGTTGAGCTGCCCTTGGAGCTGAGTGTGATGACCCATGCTtttcttcccagcactggggaaccGGGATGTCTGTGAGTCGGAGGCCATCTTGGCTATGATGTGAAAGCCTGTCTCGACACCTCCCCTCTAGAAAGAAATGTTGCCTCTGGATGAtcagggtgggggtgagggtggaggggtgggagggtgggggggtgtACTCAGGCCTGGGGCCAGGCGTGTCCTGAGCCTCAGGTTCAAGAAGTTGTTTCTAGATGTGTGGGGTTGGGTCTGTTTAGATATATACACCGAATGGAAAGGATACAAGGCCAGGGGTCTCCCAAGATCTGACAATGCAACTCACTGTGAGGGAACTTGTTCAAAAATTGTGCACCTCTAACTCAGGTCCAATGCCGTGTGACCCTATACCATGGTCTCTCAGGCTAAATCTCAGCTTCTTCAACCACCTGCTGAGGGGCCTCCTATAGCACCAGCAAGTAGTCCATCATCGTTACTTGTATCCATCCACAAAAGGtccaagttgttgttgttgttgttgttgtttttggtttttcgagacagggtttctctgtgtagccctggctgtccNNNNNNNNNNNNNNNNNNNNNNNNNNNNNNNNNNNNNNNNNNNNNNNNNNNNNNNNNNNNNNNNNNNNNNNNNNNNNNNNNNNNNNNNNNNNNccacccccacccccgcatgAACTGAGGCTCTTTTTGCTACAAGAAAACATAATCTGTGTGTGTCTAGAGCAAGGTTCCAGGTTCATGGATGGCAAGGGGGAGGAGGGTCAGTTGGGCATGCAGGTCTGTGTGCGGTGTGAATGTGCTCTTTGAGCATCTCAGGATGAAGGTGTAGGAATAACATAGCGTCCTGCTCCCCTGCCTTCTGGTCCCTACCTATAAGTGAGGTCTGTCTTCTCCCAGCGCCCTCCTGACAGGACGAAGCGCTTCTGTCGGTTCCGGGCATTCAGTACTTCAGGCGGGTCAGGCACACCACATCGTAGAGGTCTGGAACTACCAGCAGGACTGGGGACCcagggggaggcaggggcagatgtTAAGCTATAAGGCAGAGCTGCATGCGGGAGCTGAGGTCCTCTCTTCACAGGGTGGTGACGGTGGTGACTctcctgggaaagaaaaaaaaaaaaccaaaacgatGCAAGAATCaagtcaggggctggtgagatggctctatgggtaagagcactaactgcttgtccgaaggtcctgagttcaaatcccagcaaccacatggtggctcacaaccacctgtaatgagatctgatgccctcttctggtgcgtctgaagtcagctacagtgtacttatgtataataaataaatctttgggcccgagcaagcagggactgagagagcgGGGTTGAGACTGGAGTTGACTGGGCTGGAaccgaccagagtgagcagaggtcataaaaattcaatacccaacaaccacacgaaggctcacaactatctgtacagctactgtgtactcacctacataaaataaataaatagggctgggcagtgatggcgaacgcctttaatcccagcacctgggaggcagaggcaggcagatttatgagtttgaggccagcctgctctatagagtgagttccaggacagccagggctatgaggagaaaccctgtctcgaaaaacaaacaaacaaacaaatcttaaaaaaaaaaaaaattcaaatcagACTTCAGATCCCCAGGGCTTAAGATTTGAGATGTAATTCTTTAGCGCGGCATGCTTAGCCTAGCCCCACTTTGGATTGCTGGGCAAACGGAGGAACTGAAAATATGCTGGGTTCATCAGCCTGAGGTTGAGTTTCTGACCTCTGGTTTTTCCGATCCTGTTCCGAGGCATCAAgctttctcctcctgctgcccTGCTAGAGGGCCCTGggctatctatctgtctgtcaccAGCTCCTGTTGATCTGGCTAAGGAGGTCTAGATGGGAGCCCATAGAGACTAGGGGAACACTAGCTTATGAAGCCCTGACCGCATACTCCATATAGACCCAGGAAGCTTCTGAGCATGCTCCCTGGCATGGACAGGCTGCATGCAGCCTGCAGTACAGCCCTTAGCTTTCTTACCTAACCAATGGGGACGAGACTCCCAGTAAGTGTTGCCATGCGGACCCGAGGTGATACGCGTTGAGCATTTAGCACGCGCCTTGGGCATCAAG harbors:
- the Mmp11 gene encoding stromelysin-3 isoform X2, which translates into the protein MARAACLLRAISRALLPLPLLLLLLLLLLPPLMARARPPESHHRHHPVKRGPQLPHAALPYSLTSAPASPWVPSPAGSSRPLRCGVPDPPEVLNARNRQKRFVLSGGRWEKTDLTYRILRFPWQLVREQVRQTVAEALQVWSEVTPLTFTEVQEGRADIMIDFARYWHGDNLPFDGPGGILAHAFFPKTHREGDVHFDYDETWTIGDNQGTDLLQVAAHEFGHVLGLQHTTAAKALMSPFYTFRYPLSLSPDDRRGIQHLYGRPRLTPTSPTPTLSSQAGTDTNEIALLEPETPPDVCETSFDAVSTIRGELFFFKAGFVWRLRSGRLQPGYPALASRHWQGLPSPVDAAFEDAQGQIWFFQGAQYWVYDGEKPVLGPAPLSKLGLQRSPVHAALVWGAEKNKIYFFQGGDYWRFHPRTQQVDNPVPRRATDWRGVPSEIDAAFQDAEGYAYFLRGHLYWKFDPVKVKVLEGFPRSIGPDFFDCAEPANTFR
- the Mmp11 gene encoding stromelysin-3 isoform X1 — its product is MARAACLLRAISRALLPLPLLLLLLLLLLPPLMARARPPESHHRHHPVKRGPQLPHAALPYSLTSAPASPWVPSPAGSSRPLRCGVPDPPEVLNARNRQKRFVLSGGRWEKTDLTYRILRFPWQLVREQVRQTVAEALQVWSEVTPLTFTEVQEGRADIMIDFARYWHGDNLPFDGPGGILAHAFFPKTHREGDVHFDYDETWTIGDNQGTDLLQVAAHEFGHVLGLQHTTAAKALMSPFYTFRYPLSLSPDDRRGIQHLYGRPRLTPTSPTPTLSSQAGTDTNEIALLEVTRRLVGRQSRKPRQMSVRLPSMPFPPSEASSSSLRQALCGGCAVGDCSPGILLWPLGTGKDCPALWMQLLRMPRARFGSSKRCQPRTSRWQDFINSGAQYWVYDGEKPVLGPAPLSKLGLQRSPVHAALVWGAEKNKIYFFQGGDYWRFHPRTQQVDNPVPRRATDWRGVPSEIDAAFQDAEGYAYFLRGHLYWKFDPVKVKVLEGFPRSIGPDFFDCAEPANTFR